In Daucus carota subsp. sativus chromosome 4, DH1 v3.0, whole genome shotgun sequence, one DNA window encodes the following:
- the LOC108219084 gene encoding uncharacterized membrane protein At1g16860 isoform X1: MGSRFPSHQLSNGLYVSGRPEQPPKERTPTMSSTAVPYTGGDIKKSGELGKMFDISSMDTRSRKSGPINNAPSRTGSFGGAASHSNPMTTNSGNRMGSGPNGGVPGSVSMKKTTSGPLNKHGEPIKKASGPQGGANSRHNSGPLPPVLPTTGLITSGPITSGPLNASGAPRKASGPLDYTGSHKQSSASVLQNPAVTKLGQEHENSFFKAFPKIIFWSIILLFVMGFIAGIFILAAVGNPILFVVVVILFLVVTIVFVWNSCWGTRAVTGFVDRYPDCELRTAKNGQFVKVSGVVTCGNIPLESSFQRVPRCVYTSTSLYEYRGWDSKAANPTHRRFSWGVRSVERHVVDFYISDFQSGLRALVKAGSGAKVTPYVDESIAVDINQSNRDMSPEFVRWLGKRNLSGDDRVMRLKEGYIKEGSTVSVMGVVQRNDNVLMIVPPPDPVPTGCLWSKCTLPAHLEGIVIRCEDSSKIDAIPV, encoded by the exons ATGGGTTCCCGATTTCCCTCGCATCAGTTAAGCAATGGCCTATATGTGTCAGGCCGCCCAGAGCAGCCGCCGAAAGAAAGGACTCCAACTATGAGCTCAACAGCAGTACCTTACACTGGGGGTGATATAAAAAAGTCTGGAGAACTTGGCAAGATGTTTGATATATCATCTATGGATACTAGATCAAGAAAATCTGGACCCATAAATAATGCTCCTTCAAGGACAGGTTCTTTTGGCGGTGCTGCTTCACACTCTAATCCAATGACCACTAACTCTGGTAATCGGATGGGTTCTGGTCCAAACGGCGGTGTTCCTGGTTCTGTTTCCATGAAGAAGACCACTTCTGGTCCACTAAATAAACATGGGGAACCAATAAAAAAGGCATCAGGTCCTCAAGGAGGAGCCAACTCTCGACACAATTCTGGCCCCCTTCCACCAGTTCTTCCTACTACAGGACTCATAACATCTGGGCCTATTACTTCGGGCCCCCTTAATGCATCCGGAGCTCCTCGGAAGGCTTCTGGCCCTTTGGATTATACAGGATCACACAAGCAAAGTAGTGCATCTGTGCTTCAAAACCCAGCTGTTACTAAGCTTGGCCAGGAGCACGAGAATTCCTTCTTCAAAGCCTTCCCGAAGATAATTTTTTGGTCCATCATTTTACTCTTTGTGATGGGATTTATTGCTGGCATTTTTATCTTAGCTGCAGTTGGCAATCCTAttctttttgttgttgttgttattttatttcttgTTGTAACCATTGTGTTTGTCTGGAATAGTTGTTGGGGAACAAGAGCTGTCACTGGTTTCGTTGATCGCTATCCAGACTGTGAACTCAGAACTGCAAAGAATGGCCAGTTTGTCAAGGTTTCAGGG GTGGTAACATGTGGAAACATTCCTCTAGAATCATCATTCCAGAGAGTTCCTCGCTGTGTCTATACATCTACAAGTTTATATGAATACCGAGGATGGGATTCTAAGGCTGCTAATCCAACACATCGTCGATTTAGTTGGGGTGTCCGATCAGTTGAG AGGCATGTGGTTGATTTCTACATTTCCGATTTTCAATCTGGGTTAAGGGCATTGGTAAAGGCCGGATCTGGTGCTAAGGTGACTCCTTACGTTGATGAATCAATTGCAGTTGACATCAATCAATCAAACAGGGATATGTCCCCAGAATTTGTGAGGTGGTTAGGGAAGAGAAATCTTTCTGGTGATGATCGAGTAATGCGATTGAAAGAAGG GTACATCAAAGAAGGCAGTACTGTAAGTGTAATGGGAGTTGTACAACGAAATGACAATGTACTGATGATTGTACCTCCTCCGGATCCAGTACCTACAGGTTGCCTGTGGTCTAAGTGCACTCTTCCTGCGCACCTTGAAGGAATTGTTATAAGATGTGAGGATTCTTCAAAGATTGATGCTATTCCTGTGTAG
- the LOC108219084 gene encoding uncharacterized membrane protein At1g16860 isoform X2 has translation MGSRFPSHQLSNGLYVSGRPEQPPKERTPTMSSTAVPYTGGDIKKSGELGKMFDISSMDTRSRKSGPINNAPSRTGSFGGAASHSNPMTTNSGNRMGSGPNGGVPGSVSMKKTTSGPLNKHGEPIKKASGPQGGANSRHNSGPLPPVLPTTGLITSGPITSGPLNASGAPRKASGPLDYTGSHKQSSASVLQNPAVTKLGQEHENSFFKAFPKIIFCCWGTRAVTGFVDRYPDCELRTAKNGQFVKVSGVVTCGNIPLESSFQRVPRCVYTSTSLYEYRGWDSKAANPTHRRFSWGVRSVERHVVDFYISDFQSGLRALVKAGSGAKVTPYVDESIAVDINQSNRDMSPEFVRWLGKRNLSGDDRVMRLKEGYIKEGSTVSVMGVVQRNDNVLMIVPPPDPVPTGCLWSKCTLPAHLEGIVIRCEDSSKIDAIPV, from the exons ATGGGTTCCCGATTTCCCTCGCATCAGTTAAGCAATGGCCTATATGTGTCAGGCCGCCCAGAGCAGCCGCCGAAAGAAAGGACTCCAACTATGAGCTCAACAGCAGTACCTTACACTGGGGGTGATATAAAAAAGTCTGGAGAACTTGGCAAGATGTTTGATATATCATCTATGGATACTAGATCAAGAAAATCTGGACCCATAAATAATGCTCCTTCAAGGACAGGTTCTTTTGGCGGTGCTGCTTCACACTCTAATCCAATGACCACTAACTCTGGTAATCGGATGGGTTCTGGTCCAAACGGCGGTGTTCCTGGTTCTGTTTCCATGAAGAAGACCACTTCTGGTCCACTAAATAAACATGGGGAACCAATAAAAAAGGCATCAGGTCCTCAAGGAGGAGCCAACTCTCGACACAATTCTGGCCCCCTTCCACCAGTTCTTCCTACTACAGGACTCATAACATCTGGGCCTATTACTTCGGGCCCCCTTAATGCATCCGGAGCTCCTCGGAAGGCTTCTGGCCCTTTGGATTATACAGGATCACACAAGCAAAGTAGTGCATCTGTGCTTCAAAACCCAGCTGTTACTAAGCTTGGCCAGGAGCACGAGAATTCCTTCTTCAAAGCCTTCCCGAAGATAATTTTTTG TTGTTGGGGAACAAGAGCTGTCACTGGTTTCGTTGATCGCTATCCAGACTGTGAACTCAGAACTGCAAAGAATGGCCAGTTTGTCAAGGTTTCAGGG GTGGTAACATGTGGAAACATTCCTCTAGAATCATCATTCCAGAGAGTTCCTCGCTGTGTCTATACATCTACAAGTTTATATGAATACCGAGGATGGGATTCTAAGGCTGCTAATCCAACACATCGTCGATTTAGTTGGGGTGTCCGATCAGTTGAG AGGCATGTGGTTGATTTCTACATTTCCGATTTTCAATCTGGGTTAAGGGCATTGGTAAAGGCCGGATCTGGTGCTAAGGTGACTCCTTACGTTGATGAATCAATTGCAGTTGACATCAATCAATCAAACAGGGATATGTCCCCAGAATTTGTGAGGTGGTTAGGGAAGAGAAATCTTTCTGGTGATGATCGAGTAATGCGATTGAAAGAAGG GTACATCAAAGAAGGCAGTACTGTAAGTGTAATGGGAGTTGTACAACGAAATGACAATGTACTGATGATTGTACCTCCTCCGGATCCAGTACCTACAGGTTGCCTGTGGTCTAAGTGCACTCTTCCTGCGCACCTTGAAGGAATTGTTATAAGATGTGAGGATTCTTCAAAGATTGATGCTATTCCTGTGTAG